In Providencia sneebia DSM 19967, one DNA window encodes the following:
- a CDS encoding GTPase family protein, whose protein sequence is MHHNAHFKTLLSTLPTSFQTSFFNQLSHLINYSPIIGLMGKTGAGKSSLINALFQSSLSPVSDVSGCTRQAQRFSMTMNNHTLTFVDLPGVGESLERDKEYHQLYRNLLPEFDLIIWVLKADDRAWSSDEQCYRFLTKKCGYQPNQFLFVLNQADKIEPCRQWDEYKHQPSSEQAYNLKLKQQAVITAFKPHHPVMTVSAVENYQLTELAEQLIQALPAQASSGVARQLNSAYRTQSVENSARNDFGQCVSDIVDTIIDIIPLPTLIKHTISTVKNSIVSVAKSLWSFFF, encoded by the coding sequence ATGCATCACAACGCTCACTTTAAAACCCTCCTATCGACTCTACCGACTTCATTCCAAACCTCTTTTTTCAACCAACTCAGTCACCTAATCAACTACTCCCCCATCATCGGTTTGATGGGTAAAACGGGAGCGGGAAAATCCAGTCTTATCAACGCTCTATTCCAATCGTCATTATCACCTGTGAGTGATGTTTCAGGCTGCACACGCCAAGCCCAACGCTTCAGCATGACGATGAACAACCATACTCTCACTTTTGTAGATTTACCCGGCGTGGGGGAAAGCCTTGAGCGGGATAAAGAGTACCACCAGCTCTATCGCAACTTATTACCAGAATTCGATTTAATCATTTGGGTACTCAAGGCCGATGACCGAGCATGGTCTTCTGATGAACAGTGCTATCGCTTTCTCACGAAGAAATGCGGTTACCAACCTAATCAATTTCTATTTGTCTTGAACCAAGCCGATAAAATAGAGCCTTGTCGCCAGTGGGATGAATACAAGCATCAACCATCCTCAGAGCAGGCCTATAACTTAAAATTAAAGCAACAAGCCGTGATAACAGCATTCAAGCCGCATCATCCGGTGATGACGGTTTCTGCTGTCGAAAACTATCAACTCACTGAGTTAGCTGAGCAATTAATACAGGCGTTACCGGCGCAAGCCAGTAGCGGGGTAGCTAGGCAACTGAACAGCGCTTACCGGACGCAATCTGTGGAAAATTCTGCACGTAACGATTTTGGGCAATGTGTCAGTGATATCGTCGATACCATAATCGATATTATTCCATTACCCACATTGATAAAACATACGATCAGCACTGTCAAAAACAGCATCGTATCCGTCGCTAAATCCTTGTGGAGTTTTTTCTTTTAA
- a CDS encoding JAB domain-containing protein, with protein sequence MQAKINEVREYLSNRLYFTDQLTSPQDTYDFLAVQLGDKEQEVFSVIYLNAQNHVIQYVEMFNGTINHTNVYPREIAKLALKLNAANIICAHNHPSGTVTPSKSDIKVTDKLKTVMQLFDITLLDHIIVAGGETMSFAEKGLL encoded by the coding sequence ATGCAAGCAAAAATTAATGAAGTTCGAGAATACTTATCCAACCGTCTTTACTTTACTGACCAACTCACCTCCCCGCAAGATACTTATGACTTTCTCGCTGTTCAACTCGGTGATAAGGAACAAGAAGTGTTTTCAGTAATCTATCTGAATGCTCAAAATCACGTCATACAGTACGTTGAGATGTTTAACGGCACGATTAATCACACAAACGTCTATCCTCGTGAAATAGCAAAACTAGCCTTAAAACTCAACGCCGCCAACATTATCTGTGCCCATAACCACCCTTCTGGTACGGTAACGCCATCAAAAAGCGATATTAAAGTTACCGATAAGCTGAAAACAGTCATGCAGTTGTTCGACATAACGCTGCTTGATCACATTATTGTGGCTGGTGGAGAAACAATGTCATTTGCTGAAAAAGGCCTGCTATGA
- a CDS encoding DUF932 domain-containing protein, which produces MSLLASRFGSANSIRRERPLTIEELFRTVPSVFSEEKHDSRSERYTYIPTITLLDSLQKEGFYPFFACQTRVRDVSRREHTKHMLRLRRHDQITGVQVPEIILLNSHDGSSSYQMLPGLFRAVCSNGLVCGDVLGEVRVPHKGDVVGKVIEGAYEVLDTFEQVAEKRESMQSLLLPPPAQQAFAEAALTYRFGEEFQPVTREQVLQPRRVEDKKEDLWTVYQRLQENLIKGGLSGRTEKGKRARTRSVNGIDGDIKLNKALWVMADTLFNQLAPRQPN; this is translated from the coding sequence ATGAGTTTATTAGCTTCACGTTTTGGTTCTGCTAACAGCATTCGTCGTGAGCGTCCACTCACTATCGAAGAGTTATTCCGTACTGTACCGAGTGTGTTTTCTGAAGAAAAACACGATTCACGTAGTGAACGGTACACTTACATTCCCACCATCACCTTGTTAGATAGCCTACAAAAAGAAGGTTTCTATCCGTTCTTTGCCTGCCAGACTCGGGTACGGGATGTGAGTCGTCGAGAGCACACCAAGCATATGTTACGCCTGCGGCGACATGACCAAATTACAGGCGTACAAGTCCCTGAAATTATTTTGCTCAATAGCCATGATGGCTCAAGTAGCTATCAAATGTTACCGGGACTCTTTAGAGCCGTGTGCTCTAACGGTTTGGTGTGCGGTGATGTGTTAGGTGAAGTGCGTGTGCCTCATAAAGGGGATGTGGTGGGTAAAGTAATTGAAGGGGCATATGAGGTACTCGATACGTTTGAGCAAGTGGCTGAAAAACGCGAAAGTATGCAGTCGTTATTGTTACCGCCTCCTGCCCAGCAAGCCTTTGCGGAAGCGGCGTTGACCTACCGCTTTGGTGAAGAATTTCAGCCCGTCACGCGAGAGCAAGTCCTACAGCCTCGACGCGTTGAAGATAAGAAAGAAGATCTTTGGACGGTGTACCAACGTCTACAAGAAAACCTGATTAAAGGAGGATTATCTGGTCGCACTGAAAAAGGTAAACGTGCCCGAACTCGTTCGGTGAATGGGATTGATGGCGATATCAAACTCAATAAAGCCCTTTGGGTGATGGCAGATACCTTATTTAACCAACTCGCCCCTCGCCAGCCCAACTAA
- a CDS encoding putative sugar kinase yields the protein MKSPEIQLKALNNTLRRLRGACSALDGEELDEKLLEVMRRLLLAEVLADTWIVAIGGSQGAGKTTLMASLYGLHQDCSGWLRSNEGRGEKMPVLILESSKTEVPQGYVRRLVETGNDLTLEDISVDVNEFQRAVCDPDAGDLLPVLKVPQRYFTRNNQAWLLLPGYEKQERENREWQELMRQAMIAAGGCIIVTDETRLANQQQLEIVKDMLEKELKDCKPYIVISKTEAYRHNPQRQAELRKSAAETFNVAAEYTDNNIILTGTDDPEYITEWMPHLCRAINDLNFSGQTNRYLQLTHLAGIVSKDLPRVMNMIRTQSRLYYHSDKGSQDDGCQVLAEVLEVFDDAVQELREEHTKKVKACIAKTFEAAKVNMDRRLVKDHEGFANWISNAFDTTSETKGKLQKLVQDSWEDASAGFFNDYVNSLQQLTAAKLKPMPNGNNRPNLLASPKLEKLITLGYMNSAGQPIQHEQLDAEKISNIKMLLNHGATSNGQNTTVMNKQLRKSVELIPVLSLEYTRLVYAMPEICKELRPYVTLEQYDGETSAGNVAAEGVQTLNAGVDLGKTAIKSLAAVLAIDIVSDGDSDILGALFGQDQSSIDQTGSPLPPAPVIMHPAAVAVTAVVAAAYVTVSAVTRMRTFEKKASSQAHTMLASVHDHHIEHLRSQFDDTMNAARKRISETLRTRYHMDEILMRKDRLAKAIADVNTLISDLRSELGPSASGLQVLITNHGE from the coding sequence ATGAAATCACCGGAAATCCAGCTCAAGGCGCTGAATAATACTTTGCGTCGTTTACGTGGGGCCTGTTCCGCACTTGACGGCGAAGAGCTTGATGAAAAATTACTTGAAGTCATGCGACGACTGCTGCTTGCTGAAGTGCTCGCCGATACCTGGATTGTGGCTATAGGGGGCTCGCAAGGAGCGGGTAAAACGACTCTGATGGCGAGCCTGTATGGCCTGCATCAAGACTGCAGCGGCTGGTTACGTAGCAATGAAGGACGCGGCGAGAAAATGCCAGTCTTAATCCTCGAGAGTTCTAAGACTGAAGTACCTCAGGGTTATGTCCGCCGCCTAGTCGAAACTGGAAATGATTTGACACTAGAGGATATCAGCGTCGACGTCAACGAGTTTCAGCGAGCGGTCTGCGATCCTGATGCGGGGGATTTACTGCCAGTATTGAAAGTACCGCAGCGTTATTTTACACGCAATAATCAGGCCTGGTTACTGCTGCCTGGCTATGAAAAACAAGAGCGTGAAAATCGTGAATGGCAAGAACTAATGCGTCAGGCAATGATCGCGGCAGGCGGTTGTATCATCGTAACCGACGAAACTCGACTGGCAAACCAGCAGCAGCTCGAAATCGTCAAAGATATGCTGGAAAAAGAGCTTAAGGACTGTAAACCTTATATTGTCATCTCCAAGACAGAAGCGTATCGCCATAATCCACAACGGCAAGCTGAATTAAGAAAAAGCGCGGCTGAAACCTTCAATGTCGCTGCCGAATATACGGATAACAATATTATTTTAACCGGCACCGACGATCCGGAATACATAACAGAATGGATGCCGCACCTGTGCCGAGCCATTAATGACCTTAACTTTTCCGGACAAACCAACCGTTATCTCCAGTTAACCCACCTTGCTGGGATTGTCAGTAAGGATCTGCCCCGCGTCATGAATATGATCCGTACTCAGTCACGTCTATATTACCACAGTGATAAAGGTAGCCAGGATGATGGCTGTCAGGTTCTGGCGGAAGTACTAGAAGTGTTTGACGACGCCGTACAGGAACTAAGAGAAGAGCACACCAAAAAGGTGAAAGCGTGTATCGCTAAAACCTTTGAAGCGGCGAAGGTTAACATGGACCGCAGGCTGGTCAAGGACCATGAGGGATTTGCCAACTGGATATCGAATGCATTTGATACCACCAGTGAAACAAAAGGCAAATTACAGAAACTGGTTCAGGATTCATGGGAGGACGCATCAGCTGGTTTCTTCAATGACTATGTGAACAGCTTGCAACAATTGACGGCGGCAAAACTCAAGCCCATGCCAAACGGCAACAATCGCCCAAACTTGCTTGCATCACCAAAGCTAGAGAAGCTGATAACACTTGGCTATATGAATAGCGCCGGGCAGCCTATACAGCACGAACAGCTGGATGCAGAAAAAATAAGTAATATCAAAATGTTGTTAAATCATGGTGCCACATCGAATGGGCAAAATACCACGGTGATGAATAAACAGCTCAGGAAAAGCGTGGAATTGATCCCAGTGCTCTCGCTGGAGTACACTCGCCTTGTGTACGCCATGCCTGAAATTTGCAAAGAGCTGCGACCTTACGTCACACTTGAGCAGTACGATGGTGAGACATCCGCAGGTAACGTCGCTGCAGAAGGGGTTCAAACCCTCAACGCAGGAGTTGATCTTGGCAAGACCGCAATAAAATCACTGGCGGCAGTGCTGGCGATTGACATTGTCAGCGACGGTGATTCCGATATCCTTGGCGCGCTCTTTGGCCAGGATCAATCTTCTATTGACCAAACGGGTTCACCCCTTCCCCCCGCACCAGTGATAATGCATCCTGCTGCCGTTGCGGTAACCGCCGTTGTGGCGGCGGCCTACGTGACCGTGTCTGCGGTAACACGAATGCGCACCTTCGAGAAAAAAGCGAGCTCTCAGGCACACACCATGCTTGCCAGCGTTCATGATCACCATATTGAGCATTTACGCAGTCAGTTCGATGATACGATGAATGCGGCACGTAAGCGGATTAGCGAAACGTTACGTACGCGTTATCACATGGACGAAATACTGATGCGCAAGGATCGGCTCGCCAAAGCCATTGCCGATGTGAATACCCTTATCAGCGACCTGCGTTCTGAGCTGGGTCCATCGGCTTCGGGTCTACAAGTGTTAATAACCAACCACGGTGAGTGA
- a CDS encoding carbonic anhydrase, with protein sequence MKSPIDCSSYYQMTYNKSILCVLVALTFSSHANSLWTYEGSGAPENWGKLSEEFKVCESGFNQSPINIENVIDGKLEPLKINIHTHAQKIINNGHSIQINVNDDDDFSIDGSTYQLKQFHFHSPSENEIQSKQYPLELHFVHSKEDGSIAVLAIMLEEGDTNPAIEQILKSIPKEKNKEKELSTTIDLTPLYPEDKNYYRFSGSLTTPPCTEGVVWLVMKQPIKASKEQIEKFQKALGHPNNRPIQPLHGRVIVN encoded by the coding sequence TTGAAATCTCCAATTGACTGTTCGAGTTATTACCAAATGACTTATAATAAATCTATACTGTGTGTTTTAGTTGCATTAACTTTTTCGTCACATGCAAATTCTCTATGGACTTATGAAGGAAGTGGAGCCCCTGAGAATTGGGGAAAATTAAGTGAGGAATTTAAAGTTTGTGAAAGCGGCTTCAATCAGTCACCAATTAATATTGAAAATGTAATTGATGGAAAATTAGAGCCTTTAAAGATAAATATTCATACGCATGCACAAAAAATCATTAACAATGGGCACTCCATACAAATAAATGTTAATGATGATGATGATTTTTCTATTGATGGTTCAACTTATCAATTAAAACAATTCCATTTTCATAGTCCAAGCGAAAATGAAATACAAAGCAAGCAATATCCACTAGAATTACATTTTGTGCATTCAAAAGAAGATGGAAGTATTGCTGTATTAGCTATTATGTTAGAAGAAGGTGATACTAACCCAGCTATAGAACAAATATTAAAAAGTATTCCAAAAGAAAAAAATAAAGAAAAAGAGTTAAGTACAACGATTGATTTAACGCCTCTTTATCCAGAAGATAAAAACTATTACCGCTTTAGTGGATCTTTGACAACACCGCCCTGCACTGAAGGCGTTGTATGGTTAGTAATGAAACAACCAATAAAAGCGTCAAAAGAACAAATAGAGAAATTTCAAAAAGCTTTAGGTCACCCAAACAACAGACCAATACAACCTTTGCACGGTAGAGTAATTGTAAACTAG
- a CDS encoding YfjI family protein produces the protein MSNGNPELCLQLKFLPEFFQQLIGHIHAQTGASTDIILPTLLGVMGMGCHDNFDVQPIQGIRYPTSLYTLVLAKSGSKKTTVFRMLIAPVIQWEEAQKREYGSAQAEYQRHEAIWKIELKAHEKHYQKMFKDNGDVAEARRQLDECLQQAPVKPVQRRLIINDPTSEALTRELGQGYPVLTLASDEAGALFDGNLFHKISLLNSLWCGESISVSRVSRDSDFISDARFSILLMLQPELFNHYLRKKGTKFRYSGGLARFLFVDLNNSLTRLDDLNTLRLDAHAFDAFSSVLIAHLDKSALRREYGGERQCITLTVEAQKYWYEQQRIISDCIKQDTAFSHYEDFIARYMEHASRIAAVMQVFMTPNSTLITKETLNAAFYITQWYLNHFIAKTDETREPSDAEKLLLWLEEHLVSNKSYDFRRNDIIKNGPYSLRRSDRLRPALEKLQQEAKVQLFEKNGINYVKFTGARMTPEELAERLNIPLSSRGVFILNNSPR, from the coding sequence ATGTCAAATGGCAATCCAGAACTATGTTTGCAGTTGAAATTTTTACCTGAATTTTTTCAGCAGTTGATCGGGCACATACACGCTCAAACAGGGGCTAGCACAGATATTATTTTACCTACCCTATTAGGAGTTATGGGTATGGGATGTCACGATAACTTTGATGTTCAACCTATCCAAGGGATTCGCTATCCCACTTCACTTTATACGCTTGTGCTCGCCAAGTCGGGCAGTAAAAAGACGACGGTATTCAGAATGTTGATAGCACCGGTTATTCAGTGGGAAGAAGCACAAAAAAGAGAATATGGTTCAGCACAGGCGGAGTATCAACGGCATGAGGCTATTTGGAAAATAGAGCTAAAAGCTCATGAGAAACATTATCAAAAAATGTTTAAGGATAACGGTGATGTGGCTGAGGCTCGTCGTCAGTTAGATGAATGCCTACAACAAGCGCCTGTTAAGCCGGTTCAAAGGCGTTTAATTATCAATGATCCCACCAGCGAGGCATTAACTCGGGAATTAGGGCAAGGGTATCCAGTGTTAACACTGGCCTCAGATGAAGCAGGGGCTTTGTTTGACGGCAATCTATTTCATAAAATTTCGTTATTAAATTCACTCTGGTGTGGAGAGAGTATTTCGGTGAGCCGTGTTTCACGCGACAGCGACTTTATTTCAGATGCCCGTTTTAGCATCTTGTTAATGTTACAGCCGGAATTGTTTAATCATTATTTGAGGAAAAAAGGCACGAAGTTTCGATATTCTGGTGGGCTAGCCCGTTTTTTATTCGTGGATTTGAACAATTCATTAACTAGGTTGGATGACCTGAACACTTTACGATTAGACGCGCATGCATTTGATGCCTTCTCTTCCGTTTTGATCGCGCACTTAGACAAGTCTGCATTGCGAAGAGAGTATGGTGGTGAACGTCAGTGTATCACATTAACGGTGGAGGCACAAAAATACTGGTATGAACAGCAGCGAATCATATCAGATTGTATAAAGCAGGACACGGCATTTTCACATTATGAGGATTTTATTGCGCGCTATATGGAACATGCGTCGAGAATTGCGGCAGTGATGCAGGTTTTTATGACACCGAATTCAACGCTGATCACAAAAGAAACCTTGAATGCGGCATTTTATATCACACAGTGGTATCTCAATCACTTTATCGCTAAAACTGATGAAACGAGGGAGCCTAGTGATGCTGAAAAACTCCTGTTATGGTTGGAGGAGCATCTTGTCAGTAATAAATCTTATGATTTTAGGCGAAATGATATCATTAAAAATGGCCCTTATTCACTGAGACGCTCTGACCGTTTGCGGCCTGCATTAGAAAAACTACAGCAGGAAGCTAAAGTTCAATTATTCGAAAAAAATGGGATTAACTATGTCAAGTTTACGGGGGCAAGAATGACACCTGAAGAGCTAGCCGAACGATTGAATATTCCGTTGAGTAGCAGAGGAGTATTCATACTCAATAACTCACCAAGATAA
- a CDS encoding YagK/YfjJ domain-containing protein: protein MSSYALTKTELDQLITIASDRYDSSISYYILRRLLAVVENTLEHHNRVFAIRVDLRFAQDSSPDAPDMPICFQRTDERAITRFIESLKSQLRAAHHRTGRSGTPALPYYAWVRERHDLSS from the coding sequence ATGTCATCTTATGCATTAACTAAAACAGAATTGGATCAACTGATAACTATCGCGAGTGATCGCTATGATTCCTCGATATCGTATTATATCCTTCGTCGATTACTGGCAGTGGTTGAGAATACACTAGAACACCATAACCGAGTATTTGCAATCCGAGTTGATTTACGATTCGCTCAGGATAGTAGTCCTGATGCCCCAGATATGCCTATATGTTTTCAACGCACGGATGAACGAGCCATTACCCGTTTTATCGAGTCACTAAAAAGCCAACTGAGAGCAGCACATCATCGTACGGGGCGTTCAGGTACACCAGCACTCCCTTATTATGCTTGGGTAAGAGAACGTCATGACTTAAGCTCTTAA
- a CDS encoding tetratricopeptide repeat protein: MNFKSIVSTTLLFVTVSISCQSAIASNQSSDTKSCNITFPSQQDLENEGVDFDPGIYSCKDLAQLQSNAQRKQLDALRILGIMHERGYLVEQNTEKAIKLLEEAANLGDKPSQHYLGESMLLVITKENADGTYDVDDSRQLYWKQKADSK, encoded by the coding sequence ATGAACTTTAAAAGTATAGTATCAACCACATTATTGTTTGTGACCGTTAGTATCAGTTGCCAAAGTGCCATTGCTTCAAATCAATCTTCTGACACAAAGAGCTGCAACATTACCTTTCCGTCACAACAAGACTTAGAGAATGAAGGTGTTGATTTCGATCCCGGCATTTATAGTTGTAAAGATTTAGCACAGCTACAGTCAAATGCTCAACGTAAGCAATTAGACGCATTAAGAATATTAGGAATAATGCATGAGAGAGGATACCTTGTTGAACAGAATACTGAAAAAGCTATCAAATTGTTAGAAGAAGCCGCAAACTTAGGGGATAAGCCATCACAACACTACCTTGGCGAATCAATGCTACTAGTCATAACAAAAGAAAACGCTGATGGCACGTATGATGTTGACGATAGTAGACAACTTTACTGGAAGCAAAAAGCTGATTCCAAATAA
- a CDS encoding recombinase family protein, giving the protein MAIVGYARVSTRGQSLDAQLNALHGCDKIFKEIISGAKDNRPELAALLDYVREGDTVKVTKLDRLARNTKHLLEISAYLETKKVRLLIMNIGIDTDTPTGKLMLTMIGAIATFEREIMLERQAEGIALAKQLGRYTGRKATARAKTAEVLKLLAQGATKPAISKQLDISITSIYRIVKSNSNRLSL; this is encoded by the coding sequence GTGGCAATTGTCGGCTACGCTCGTGTATCAACCCGAGGTCAAAGCCTCGATGCTCAACTTAATGCATTACACGGTTGTGACAAGATATTTAAAGAAATCATCAGTGGGGCAAAAGATAATCGCCCAGAGCTTGCAGCCCTACTCGATTACGTTCGTGAAGGTGACACAGTTAAAGTGACAAAACTTGATCGGCTTGCTCGCAATACAAAGCATTTACTAGAAATATCCGCTTACTTAGAAACAAAAAAAGTACGGTTATTAATTATGAATATAGGTATAGATACAGACACCCCAACAGGTAAGCTAATGCTTACAATGATAGGTGCTATTGCAACGTTTGAGCGTGAAATCATGTTAGAACGCCAAGCAGAAGGAATTGCACTAGCTAAACAACTTGGTCGGTATACAGGGAGAAAAGCAACCGCAAGAGCCAAAACAGCGGAAGTTTTGAAGCTACTAGCTCAAGGAGCAACAAAACCTGCTATTTCAAAACAACTTGATATCAGTATTACCAGCATCTATCGCATAGTTAAAAGTAACTCAAATAGACTTTCATTATAA
- a CDS encoding antirestriction protein, with product MSNTTESTITMELVPDEQRLDFWFNHFGAVKGWATFEVVIFTTMGQFCDEYHGGYWEYGSLNNGGAFIYPDINADTLTLFNMHNGNEATVSQEAAGIAVCLILYSIWSFQTESEVMCDRFYQLRDYASQHPESSAIFHLID from the coding sequence ATGAGTAACACAACTGAATCTACTATCACAATGGAATTAGTCCCTGATGAACAACGCCTTGATTTTTGGTTCAACCATTTTGGTGCAGTGAAAGGCTGGGCCACCTTTGAAGTGGTGATCTTCACCACGATGGGCCAATTCTGCGATGAGTATCATGGCGGTTACTGGGAGTACGGCTCGCTCAATAATGGCGGTGCCTTTATCTACCCCGATATCAACGCAGACACCTTAACCCTATTCAACATGCATAACGGCAATGAAGCCACGGTGAGCCAAGAGGCGGCAGGAATTGCAGTGTGTCTTATCCTGTACAGCATCTGGTCTTTCCAAACAGAAAGCGAAGTGATGTGTGACCGCTTTTATCAGTTGCGTGACTACGCTTCACAGCATCCCGAATCCTCTGCCATTTTCCACTTAATTGATTAA
- a CDS encoding glycine zipper domain-containing protein produces the protein MDDFQRIEATALTIMIMQATEIIEKEEDTDSLVDIPYTLCKSLCEANNSELYIHLKLTDEQREKSINTVTAMLADNDNWLSQAAHLYNLFSNPLGKTIRDTITKQYDENPLVRKITRLYRGFGLDLVLGVCDELINQGVPPNKLLADFSNYQLANLPCDNFDEILQVNVDIGVVSGQIDSKEAKYGELAGNVGGFVAGAKAGAIIGSFILPGVGTIIGGGIGAAAGKVFGKQIGNLAGQGFIKPKDNTQK, from the coding sequence ATGGATGACTTTCAACGCATTGAAGCTACTGCATTAACTATTATGATAATGCAGGCTACCGAAATCATTGAAAAAGAAGAAGATACTGACAGTCTTGTCGATATACCCTACACACTGTGCAAATCACTTTGCGAAGCGAACAATTCGGAGCTTTATATCCACTTAAAACTAACTGATGAGCAAAGAGAGAAAAGCATCAATACAGTTACAGCTATGCTAGCGGATAATGATAATTGGCTAAGTCAAGCTGCTCATCTCTATAATCTATTTTCAAACCCACTGGGTAAAACTATACGAGACACCATCACTAAACAATATGATGAGAATCCACTGGTTAGAAAGATCACTCGTTTATACCGTGGGTTTGGTCTTGACTTAGTGCTTGGCGTCTGTGATGAACTCATTAACCAAGGTGTACCACCTAACAAGTTATTAGCTGACTTTTCCAATTATCAACTTGCCAACCTTCCCTGTGATAACTTTGATGAGATCCTGCAAGTTAACGTTGATATTGGTGTTGTTTCTGGTCAAATTGACAGTAAGGAAGCGAAGTATGGCGAATTGGCAGGTAACGTAGGCGGCTTTGTTGCGGGAGCCAAAGCAGGTGCAATCATTGGTTCATTCATCCTCCCCGGTGTTGGTACAATCATTGGTGGTGGAATTGGAGCTGCCGCAGGCAAGGTATTCGGCAAACAAATTGGCAATCTTGCAGGTCAAGGGTTTATAAAACCGAAAGATAATACGCAAAAATAA
- a CDS encoding helix-turn-helix transcriptional regulator has protein sequence MSNQKETRNQTNSPLRILRMTELTVILGISRSSIYEKLNPRSKYYDEDFPKPIKLGISSVGWLYSEIEKWVASREV, from the coding sequence ATGTCCAACCAAAAAGAAACTAGAAATCAGACAAATTCACCATTACGTATTTTACGTATGACTGAGTTAACCGTTATTCTGGGGATATCCAGATCCAGTATTTATGAAAAATTAAACCCTCGCTCGAAGTATTACGATGAGGATTTTCCTAAACCGATTAAGCTGGGGATATCATCAGTTGGATGGCTATACAGCGAGATCGAAAAATGGGTTGCTTCACGTGAAGTTTAA
- a CDS encoding HTH domain-containing protein encodes MFQTNRKYDRMAVRLSALIARLMAGESLVLSCLAQEFNVSERTLQRDLRERLAYLGVEGRQGCYRLPINTLKAYRDKDVLTFVKQIGMTRLFPGLKGMTVKPYGKYVGARIVLVGLWAQPNIMLLY; translated from the coding sequence ATGTTTCAGACCAACCGAAAATATGACCGCATGGCTGTGCGACTCTCTGCGCTGATTGCCCGATTAATGGCAGGAGAAAGCCTTGTGCTCTCGTGTTTAGCCCAAGAGTTCAATGTTTCTGAACGCACGTTACAGCGGGATTTACGTGAACGATTGGCTTATCTGGGTGTAGAAGGTCGGCAAGGTTGTTATCGTTTGCCTATCAATACGCTAAAAGCTTATCGAGACAAAGATGTTCTTACCTTTGTGAAACAGATTGGGATGACGCGATTGTTTCCGGGGCTAAAGGGAATGACGGTAAAACCTTATGGCAAGTATGTGGGGGCCAGAATAGTACTTGTAGGATTGTGGGCTCAACCAAACATTATGTTGCTGTACTGA
- a CDS encoding 5-methylcytosine restriction system specificity protein McrC produces MVDAAKLSFELLMPTEDRGRHLLPAPSDNLYWMRRLFEKGIAGFYRVHLAKTTWRISAGKELKWAISGQSAGSAAIFPTMKSDIILEHKMAQQRIIIDTKFNAILTKGWYREQSLRNNYIYQLYTYLRTQESKADPLSLNAAGLLLHPAVGYMLNEYVTTQGHKIHFATVDMAVDAKTIKKQLLKLAHNCAGVTADNLPLHKAMTAI; encoded by the coding sequence ATGGTCGATGCCGCAAAATTATCTTTTGAACTGCTGATGCCAACCGAAGATCGTGGGCGACATCTTTTACCCGCCCCCTCAGATAATCTTTACTGGATGAGAAGGTTGTTTGAAAAAGGTATTGCGGGATTTTATCGTGTACACCTGGCCAAAACAACCTGGCGGATCTCTGCAGGGAAAGAGCTGAAATGGGCGATTAGTGGTCAGAGTGCGGGCAGCGCAGCGATTTTTCCGACGATGAAGTCAGACATTATTCTAGAGCACAAGATGGCCCAGCAGCGCATTATTATCGATACCAAGTTTAATGCGATCTTGACAAAGGGCTGGTATCGGGAACAATCGCTACGTAATAACTATATTTATCAATTATATACCTACCTTAGAACACAGGAAAGCAAGGCGGACCCACTTTCACTTAATGCCGCAGGCCTTCTTCTTCATCCAGCTGTTGGCTATATGCTCAATGAGTATGTTACCACTCAGGGACATAAAATCCATTTTGCTACAGTAGATATGGCGGTAGATGCTAAAACAATTAAAAAACAATTACTAAAATTAGCCCATAACTGTGCAGGAGTCACGGCTGATAACTTACCACTTCATAAAGCAATGACTGCAATATAA